From the genome of Fretibacterium sp. OH1220_COT-178, one region includes:
- a CDS encoding branched-chain amino acid transporter permease, whose protein sequence is MSLGSLSVLAVVALVTMLTRGLPYLLFGGNREVPGFLRYLGAVLPASIMVVLVVHCLRHVKLTAWPYGIAELSAVAVVVAAQILKKSAILSVFLGTALYMFLIRLL, encoded by the coding sequence GTGAGCCTCGGCTCCCTGTCGGTCCTGGCCGTCGTCGCCCTCGTCACGATGCTGACCCGTGGCCTGCCCTATCTTCTGTTCGGCGGAAACAGGGAGGTGCCCGGTTTCCTCCGCTACCTCGGCGCGGTGCTGCCCGCCTCCATCATGGTCGTCCTGGTGGTCCATTGCCTGAGGCACGTCAAGCTGACGGCCTGGCCCTACGGGATCGCGGAGCTGTCCGCCGTGGCCGTCGTCGTCGCTGCCCAGATCCTGAAGAAGAGCGCCATCCTCAGCGTGTTTCTGGGGACGGCGCTCTATATGTTCTTGATTCGGCTGCTCTAG
- a CDS encoding S9 family peptidase: protein MEKSTEKLQNTRITFHDLLQYRFLSAPRFSPDGSKIAFAVHQADLENNRYLSDLWIYDLATETRFRLTATGAEKAFCWDVSGTGLIFVSGRERQPVEHKPKEDAEKRRAEAARIYRIPVAGGEARFLAEVPRTVAALWALDEERLLLQTVDARPEDRFEDADYEVFEQIPFCSNGKGFTGQSRRTLSLLALGSGELEDLSPHDMEVRQVRLSPDRRRALATGVVYGDAMPETSGVWEFDLEAKAVTERAPQAQFAWSCADVFAGGLLLTGTDMKRHGHNENVRFYRAANGAPQCLTPDLDRSLRNSIICDCRYGTTDQAHAFLVDGDRAWFVSTDGCRSHLHAIDAQGGIEQISRELRSIDEYDVRGGRAAVVGLEGLGLQELYLVEPGRERRLTDFNAKALAGKDLSVPEHVRLENGSPEGLDCWYMRPVGFEVGKKYPTLLHIHGGPKATFSDVFVHEMQCWAAEGFVVLFCNPRGSDGKGNAFADVRGKYGTIDYEDLMAFVDWAVDTLPFVDRDRMGVTGGSYGGFMTNWIVGHTDRFRAAVTQRSICNWVSMAGISDIGYFFVPDQQAADVWSDVDKLWQHSPLKYADQVRTPTLLIHSDEDHRCEISQGLQFFTALKRNGVEARLCVFKGENHELSRSGRPRPRLARLQEIVRWFKDKV from the coding sequence ATGGAAAAAAGCACAGAAAAACTTCAGAACACGCGCATCACGTTCCACGATCTCCTTCAATACCGTTTCCTGTCGGCCCCGCGCTTCTCCCCCGACGGTTCCAAGATCGCCTTTGCCGTCCACCAGGCCGACCTGGAGAACAACCGCTATCTCTCCGACCTGTGGATCTACGACCTGGCCACCGAGACCCGTTTCCGTCTGACCGCCACGGGCGCGGAGAAGGCCTTCTGCTGGGACGTCTCGGGGACCGGTCTGATTTTCGTCAGCGGCCGGGAACGCCAGCCAGTCGAGCACAAGCCCAAGGAGGACGCGGAGAAACGGCGTGCCGAGGCCGCCCGCATCTACCGCATCCCGGTGGCGGGGGGCGAGGCCCGCTTTTTGGCGGAGGTCCCCCGGACCGTGGCCGCGCTCTGGGCGCTCGACGAGGAGCGCCTCCTGCTCCAGACCGTCGATGCGCGTCCGGAGGACCGGTTCGAGGACGCGGACTACGAGGTCTTCGAGCAGATCCCCTTCTGCTCGAACGGCAAGGGGTTCACCGGTCAGTCCCGAAGGACGCTCTCCCTGCTCGCCCTTGGTTCGGGCGAGCTCGAGGACCTGTCGCCGCACGACATGGAGGTGCGTCAGGTGCGCCTCTCGCCCGACCGCAGGCGGGCGCTGGCGACGGGGGTCGTCTATGGGGACGCGATGCCGGAGACGAGCGGGGTCTGGGAGTTCGACCTGGAGGCGAAGGCCGTGACCGAACGCGCCCCCCAGGCCCAATTCGCATGGTCCTGCGCGGACGTGTTCGCGGGCGGACTCCTGCTGACCGGCACGGACATGAAGCGCCACGGGCACAACGAGAACGTGCGCTTCTACCGGGCGGCGAACGGCGCTCCGCAATGCCTGACGCCCGACCTCGACCGGAGCCTGAGGAACTCCATCATCTGCGACTGCCGCTACGGAACGACCGACCAGGCGCACGCCTTCCTCGTGGACGGCGACCGGGCGTGGTTCGTCTCCACGGACGGATGCCGCTCGCACCTGCACGCCATCGACGCTCAGGGCGGCATCGAGCAGATCTCGCGGGAGCTGCGCAGCATCGACGAATACGACGTTCGCGGCGGCCGTGCGGCCGTCGTCGGCCTCGAGGGGCTGGGGCTCCAGGAGCTGTACCTCGTGGAGCCCGGCAGGGAACGGCGTCTCACGGACTTCAACGCGAAGGCCCTCGCGGGAAAGGACCTGAGCGTGCCCGAGCACGTCCGCCTGGAGAACGGTTCCCCCGAGGGGCTCGACTGCTGGTACATGCGTCCCGTCGGTTTCGAGGTCGGCAAGAAGTACCCGACCCTGCTGCACATCCATGGCGGGCCCAAGGCGACGTTCAGCGACGTCTTCGTGCACGAGATGCAGTGCTGGGCGGCGGAGGGGTTTGTCGTGCTGTTCTGCAACCCGCGGGGCAGCGACGGAAAGGGCAACGCCTTTGCCGATGTCCGGGGCAAGTACGGCACCATCGATTACGAGGACCTGATGGCCTTCGTGGACTGGGCCGTCGACACTCTTCCCTTCGTGGACCGAGACCGGATGGGCGTGACCGGCGGCTCCTACGGCGGGTTCATGACCAACTGGATCGTCGGTCATACCGACCGTTTCCGGGCGGCCGTGACGCAGCGGAGCATCTGCAACTGGGTCTCGATGGCCGGCATCTCCGACATCGGATACTTCTTCGTCCCGGACCAGCAGGCGGCCGACGTCTGGAGCGACGTGGACAAGCTCTGGCAGCACTCCCCCCTGAAATACGCCGACCAGGTGAGGACCCCGACCCTGCTCATCCACTCGGACGAGGACCATCGCTGCGAGATCTCGCAGGGGCTCCAGTTCTTCACGGCCCTCAAGCGCAACGGCGTGGAGGCCCGCCTGTGCGTCTTCAAGGGCGAGAACCACGAGCTGAGCCGCTCCGGCCGTCCCAGACCGCGCCTGGCCAGGCTGCAGGAGATCGTGCGCTGGTTCAAGGATAAAGTGTAG
- a CDS encoding phosphate acyltransferase, translated as MEYRNFEVLVERARALPGKRRCVVAGAEDEHVLEAVLAAEKAGIIGLPVLTGNARHVAELVRSLGGAPDRCVLSDVPDGENPAQRAVELIASGAGDFLVKGRMDTKDLLKPVVDRANNLHTEDSPSGGLMSHLAFFQIPGVDRLVVVTDGGMVVYPDLNRKKGLILNAVTTLRAMGWERPRVAVLCAIEKLNPKMRETVEAAELTEMNRRGEIDGCIVEGPISYDVAMSPEIAAIKGYESENCGRFDVLLTPDMTAGNLLGKSLLVSAHAQLAGIVVGAKIPVVVTSRGSSAEEKFHSIALCAVASAPHLD; from the coding sequence ATGGAATACCGGAACTTCGAGGTGCTCGTCGAACGGGCCCGGGCCCTGCCGGGCAAGCGCCGATGCGTCGTGGCCGGCGCGGAGGACGAGCACGTACTGGAGGCGGTCCTCGCGGCGGAAAAGGCGGGAATCATCGGCCTCCCCGTACTGACGGGCAACGCACGCCACGTCGCGGAGCTGGTCCGATCCCTGGGCGGAGCCCCGGACCGGTGCGTCCTCTCCGACGTCCCGGACGGCGAGAACCCGGCCCAGCGCGCCGTGGAGCTGATCGCCTCCGGGGCCGGAGACTTCCTGGTCAAGGGCAGGATGGATACGAAGGACCTGTTGAAGCCCGTCGTGGACCGAGCGAACAACCTGCATACCGAGGACTCCCCCTCCGGCGGCCTGATGTCGCACCTCGCTTTCTTCCAGATCCCCGGCGTCGACCGGCTCGTGGTGGTGACCGACGGCGGCATGGTCGTGTATCCCGACCTGAACCGGAAGAAGGGGCTGATCCTGAACGCCGTGACGACGCTGAGGGCGATGGGCTGGGAGCGCCCCAGGGTGGCCGTGCTCTGCGCGATCGAGAAGCTGAACCCCAAGATGCGCGAGACCGTGGAGGCCGCCGAGCTGACGGAGATGAACCGGCGCGGGGAGATCGACGGCTGCATCGTCGAGGGCCCCATCTCCTACGACGTGGCGATGAGCCCCGAGATCGCCGCGATCAAGGGCTACGAGAGCGAGAACTGCGGCCGCTTCGACGTCCTGCTGACGCCCGACATGACGGCCGGCAACCTTTTGGGCAAGAGCCTTCTGGTGTCGGCCCACGCGCAGCTGGCCGGGATCGTCGTCGGGGCGAAGATCCCCGTTGTGGTCACCTCCCGCGGATCGAGCGCCGAGGAAAAGTTCCATTCCATCGCGCTCTGCGCCGTAGCCTCCGCGCCTCACTTGGACTGA
- a CDS encoding sodium/glutamate symporter: MEVSSIQGFANVQFDPVFTAAIASLLFLLGVGLRNRYEIFRRLCIPAGVIGGLLAAATTFSLSASGVAAVNFDLSLQIPMIAVFFTRIGLTGSFRAFHRGGETLFLYLCCCWGLALLQNIVGVSAAKLLGLHPLLGVMAGAVSLQGGHSLAVIFGPSAESLGAEGALVVAVAAATFGIIVGGTLGAPVADWLVRRKNLKLTTDLEFFKKGYHDSEEREAITINDFIHTLGLLLALMAFGRWGADRLQHWAREVWGWGNFTFPGYLGAMFLAVAFRNLNDALKIVRIHPQCLDLISTVSVSLFLTTSMMSVRIGELYGLALPLLAILAVQTAMILLMTVFVIFPLMGGDYDAAIICSGFIGHGLGAPPSAVSMMRAACDHHNLVSYKAFLIVPLCGAALIDLFAIPNILWFMRSLAH, from the coding sequence ATGGAAGTCTCAAGCATTCAAGGCTTTGCGAACGTTCAATTCGACCCCGTGTTCACCGCAGCGATCGCCTCGCTCCTCTTTCTTCTGGGCGTCGGTCTGAGAAACCGCTACGAGATCTTCAGGCGCCTGTGCATTCCCGCCGGAGTCATCGGAGGCCTCCTGGCCGCGGCGACGACCTTCTCGCTGAGCGCATCGGGGGTCGCCGCGGTCAATTTCGACCTCAGCCTGCAAATACCGATGATCGCCGTATTCTTCACCCGAATCGGCCTCACGGGAAGCTTTCGCGCCTTTCATCGGGGCGGCGAGACGCTCTTCCTCTATCTCTGTTGTTGCTGGGGCCTGGCCCTGTTGCAGAACATCGTGGGGGTGTCGGCCGCAAAGCTCCTCGGACTCCATCCCCTGCTGGGCGTCATGGCGGGCGCCGTGTCCCTCCAGGGCGGGCACAGCCTGGCCGTCATCTTCGGCCCATCGGCCGAATCCCTGGGGGCGGAGGGAGCGCTGGTCGTCGCCGTGGCGGCGGCCACCTTCGGGATCATCGTCGGAGGCACCCTGGGGGCCCCCGTCGCGGACTGGCTGGTCCGCCGAAAAAATCTGAAGCTCACGACGGACCTGGAATTCTTCAAGAAGGGCTACCACGACTCCGAGGAGCGGGAGGCCATCACGATCAACGACTTCATCCACACGTTGGGGCTCCTCCTGGCCCTGATGGCGTTCGGGCGCTGGGGGGCGGATCGGCTGCAGCACTGGGCCAGAGAGGTCTGGGGCTGGGGGAACTTCACCTTCCCCGGATATCTGGGCGCGATGTTTCTGGCGGTGGCGTTCCGCAACCTGAACGACGCCCTGAAGATCGTTCGCATCCACCCCCAGTGCCTCGACCTGATCTCGACGGTATCGGTCAGCCTCTTTCTGACCACCTCGATGATGAGCGTCAGGATCGGCGAACTTTACGGCCTGGCCCTTCCGCTGCTGGCGATCCTGGCCGTTCAGACCGCCATGATCCTCCTGATGACGGTATTCGTCATCTTTCCCCTGATGGGCGGGGATTACGACGCGGCGATCATCTGCTCCGGCTTCATCGGCCACGGGCTTGGAGCCCCGCCGAGCGCCGTCTCGATGATGCGGGCGGCCTGCGACCACCACAATCTGGTCTCCTACAAGGCCTTTCTGATCGTCCCCCTCTGCGGGGCCGCCCTGATCGACCTGTTCGCGATCCCGAACATCCTCTGGTTCATGAGGTCGCTGGCGCACTGA
- the gltS gene encoding sodium/glutamate symporter, protein MNWETINGVFTLSFDPLFTTAIAAILYMIGVGLRRKIAFLTRYSIPAAVIGGLVMALITLFLHHRGGATVKFQTTLQSPMMLAFFTTVGIGGSLGLLKKGGRALIVYLCACWGLAVFQNAFGASLAKIFGIHPVLGVMAGAVSLEGGHGAAAAFGPTAEAMGIAGAKAVAIASATFGLIAGGIMGGPLATWLIQRNKLELSASQDALYKTHPDLETMSRETDSFDLFRMLTLVLALMALGSMASGWFNDQAKNVWKWQNFSLPGYVGAMFAAVIFRNLNDGLKVVRLHERAIELIADISIGIFLTMAMMSLRIWDLYDLAIPLIAILLLQVLSIAIIAIFVLFRLLGRDYDAAVICSGFVGHGLGATPNAVSNMSAVCERYGVISYKAFLIVPLCGAVLIDLVGIPNIVWFINRLAAAFPVVTP, encoded by the coding sequence TTGAATTGGGAGACGATCAACGGAGTGTTCACCCTCAGCTTCGACCCCTTGTTCACCACGGCCATCGCGGCCATCCTCTACATGATCGGCGTCGGACTCCGGCGCAAAATAGCTTTCCTGACGCGCTACAGCATTCCCGCCGCGGTTATCGGCGGGCTCGTTATGGCTCTGATCACCCTCTTTTTACACCATCGGGGCGGAGCCACGGTGAAATTCCAGACCACGCTCCAGAGCCCCATGATGCTGGCGTTCTTCACCACGGTCGGAATCGGCGGAAGCCTGGGGCTCCTGAAAAAAGGAGGGCGGGCGTTGATCGTCTACCTCTGCGCCTGCTGGGGACTCGCGGTGTTCCAGAACGCATTCGGAGCCTCCTTGGCCAAGATCTTCGGCATTCATCCGGTTCTGGGCGTCATGGCCGGTGCGGTCTCCCTGGAGGGCGGACACGGAGCGGCCGCGGCATTCGGCCCCACGGCGGAGGCCATGGGGATCGCCGGGGCCAAGGCCGTCGCCATCGCATCGGCGACCTTCGGCCTGATTGCGGGCGGGATCATGGGAGGGCCTCTGGCAACCTGGCTGATCCAGCGCAACAAACTGGAGCTCTCCGCCTCTCAGGACGCGCTTTACAAGACGCATCCGGACCTCGAGACAATGTCGAGGGAGACCGACAGTTTCGACCTCTTCCGCATGCTGACCCTGGTGCTCGCCCTCATGGCGCTGGGCTCCATGGCCTCCGGCTGGTTCAATGATCAGGCCAAGAACGTCTGGAAATGGCAGAACTTCTCCCTTCCCGGGTACGTCGGAGCCATGTTCGCAGCCGTGATCTTCCGCAACCTGAACGATGGACTCAAGGTCGTCAGGCTTCACGAGCGAGCCATCGAACTCATCGCGGACATCTCCATCGGCATCTTCCTGACGATGGCCATGATGAGCCTGCGCATCTGGGACCTCTACGATCTGGCCATCCCGCTGATCGCCATTCTGTTGCTCCAGGTACTGAGCATCGCGATCATCGCCATTTTCGTTCTCTTCCGTCTTCTGGGCAGGGACTACGATGCGGCCGTCATCTGCTCCGGCTTCGTCGGACACGGGCTCGGAGCGACCCCCAACGCGGTCTCCAACATGAGTGCGGTATGCGAGCGCTACGGAGTGATCTCCTACAAGGCATTTCTCATCGTCCCGCTGTGCGGCGCGGTGCTGATCGACCTGGTGGGAATCCCCAACATCGTCTGGTTCATCAATCGCCTCGCGGCTGCCTTTCCTGTCGTCACACCCTGA